One Prunus dulcis chromosome 8, ALMONDv2, whole genome shotgun sequence DNA window includes the following coding sequences:
- the LOC117638124 gene encoding protein trichome birefringence-like 6 — MKRQRSFSFKPTRSLVIYFTISSSIIFLISIIIWVNKTNIPSVAQETAVHTLTSNCNPNISVLNGPEDSILKLNATPSIQPDENASGFSGINSIISSGLQTKENQSQVAQHDEEDRGGGELDNANFTAVTQSAPAAILFDKIEIRQEEQNAPLMNMTEEQNAASGFSGVNSLINRVGGEATSFENTQTSSSRFVEEKRIIKGGCDFTRGRWVYDKSYPLYANGSCPFIEKSFNCRGNGRLDENFMKWRWQPEDCDIPRFDATKMLELMRGKRLVFVGDSLNRNQWESMVCMLMGAKRGRRIIQGKGKYNYNFVDYKCTVEFYTSPFLVYQGMARAGKKQVKTLQIDSMDRASSKWTGADILVFNTAHWWNDHKTNAGINFFQERGQIHPHLDVSTALRKALMTWASWVDNHVNPRKTQVFFRSSSPTHFRGGQWNTGGSCTEANEPLIQPSGIPEEKDIIAEEVIKQMKTPVTLLNITSLSEYRIDGHPSIYGNQRSGIQDCSHWCLPGIPDVWNELLYLHLQ; from the exons ATGAAGAGGCAGAGAAGTTTCTCTTTTAAACCCACTAGATCCTTAGTAATTTACTTCACCATCTCTTCCTCTATCATCTTTCTCATTTCCATTATCATTTGGGTCAACAAAACCAATATTCCTTCAGTCGCCCAGGAAACAGCTGTTCATACTTTGACTAGTAATTGTAATCCAAATATTTCAGTACTAAATGGTCCGgaagattcaatcttgaagtTGAATGCTACACCCTCCATTCAACCTGATGAAAATGCTTCTGGCTTTTCTGGGATTAATTCAATTATTAGTAGTGGGTTACAGACGAAGGAGAACCAATCCCAAGTGGCACAACATGACGAAGAAGACAGAGGTGGCGGTGAGTTAGATAATGCTAACTTCACAGCAGTGACACAAAGTGCACCTGCTGCAATCTTATTTGACAAGATTGAGATCAGGCAAGAAGAGCAAAATGCCCCATTGATGAACATGACTGAAGAGCAAAATGCTGCTTCTGGATTTTCTGGGGTTAATTCACTTATTA ACAGAGTTGGCGGTGA AGCAACCTCATTTGAAAATACTCAAACTTCAAGTAGCAGGTTTGTTGAAGAAAAGAGAATAATAAAAGGAGGATGTGATTTTACAAGAGGGAGGTGGGTCTATGATAAGAGCTATCCGTTGTACGCAAATGGTTCTTGTCCTTTCATAGAAAAGAGTTTTAATTGTCGAGGTAATGGAAGATTAGACGAAAACTTCATGAAGTGGAGGTGGCAACCAGAAGATTGTGACATTCCAAG GTTCGATGCAACAAAAATGCTGGAATTGATGAGAGGGAAAAGGCTAGTTTTTGTGGGAGATTCACTCAATAGGAATCAATGGGAATCCATGGTGTGCATGCTAATGGGAGCTAAAAGAGGGCGCAGAATCATCCAAGGGAAGGGCAAGTATAATTACAACTTCGTG GACTACAAGTGTACAGTTGAATTTTATACGTCCCCTTTCTTGGTTTATCAAGGTATGGCACGAGCAGGGAAGAAGCAGGTGAAAACCTTGCAAATTGATTCCATGGATCGAGCTTCTTCTAAATGGACAGGAGCTGATATTTTGGTATTCAACACAGCACATTGGTGGAACGATCACAAGACAAATGCTGG GATTAATTTCTTCCAGGAAAGGGGCCAAATTCATCCACATCTTGATGTTTCCACAGCTCTCAGAAAAGCTTTGATGACCTGGGCATCATGGGTCGATAATCATGTCAATCCACGCAAAACCCAAGTTTTCTTTCGAAGTTCATCGCCGACGCATTTCAG GGGAGGCCAATGGAATACAGGCGGGAGTTGTACGGAAGCCAATGAACCCCTCATCCAACCTTCAGGAATTCCAGAGGAGAAAGATATAATTGCAGAGGAGGTGATAAAGCAGATGAAAACGCCTGTGACTTTGTTGAACATAACAAGCTTGTCAGAATATAGAATAGATGGCCATCCATCTATATACGGGAATCAACGCTCGGGGATACAAGATTGCAGTCATTGGTGTCTTCCTGGCATTCCTGATGTCTGGAATGAATTATTATATCTTCATTTGCAGTAA
- the LOC117637504 gene encoding protein trichome birefringence-like 2 — MKRQPSLFFKLPTRSLVFYFSLSSSIIFLTFIIIWVNKTTPPNSVVQAQEIGSCLQFNTSSLVSGFRPPIGAVPVHTNFAGNFNTNISVTVNGPEELVSSKPDENTSGFSGMNSLVSSGLQTKENQSQVPRHDEEDTGGGELDGNFTAAAQSTPAMLFDKIEMKNEEQNTPWNKTEEKNTPLNKTEEQNTPLNKTEEQNTASGFSGVNSLISGLQGKENQSQLAQRDEEDRVELNFTAVAPQSAPAILFDKIELSTEEQNAPLMNKTEEQTAQSMTKTEEKNAPLMNMTEEQNTSLMNKTEEQSTQLMTKTEEQNVPLRNTTEEENAPLLNTVVEQYAPLMNKTEEQTAPLMNKTEVQDAPLMNMTEEQNAASGFSGINSLVSGLQRKENESQVAEGAQSAPAVSFDKIEIKTEEQKAPVPLMNKTEERNAASSKRIEVRSRRRRGKNKKNRGTSFDPNAQVSSSEVPKNNRTTSFDQKTQVSSSEVVQAEDNKIIMKGGCDFSTRGRWVYDKSYPLYTNRSCPFIFEGFDCQGNGRSDKDYMRWRWQPQDCDIPRFNAKKMLELLRGKRLLYVGDSINRNQFESMVCMLVGDIKDPNRPRIKHEKGMYSFSFVDYKCKVEFSPSVFLVDKSMKRVGKKQVLTLRIDSIDHRSYHWIGADIVIFDTEHWWTDQKTNAGVNFYQEGDQIHPYLDVYTALRKGMMTWASWVDKHTDPRKTQVFFRTSSPTHFSGGEWKSRRSCIGATEPLLRDSGIANEKDRIAVEVIKQMKTRVTLLNITSMSEYRIDAHPSGILDCSHWCLPGLPDIWNELLYHHLLTN; from the exons ATGAAGAGGCAGCCAAGTCTCTTCTTTAAATTACCCACTAGATCCTTGGTATTCTATTTTAGCCTCTCTTCCTCTATCATCTTTCTCACTTTCATAATCATTTGGGTCAACAAAACCACTCCTCCTAATTCAGTGGTGCAGGCCCAAGAAATAGGCAGCTGTCTACAGTTCAACACATCCTCACTCGTTTCGGGTTTCAGACCACCCATAGGCGCGGTGCCTGTTCACACTAATTTCGCTGGTAATTTCAATACAAACATTTCGGTCACAGTAAATGGCCCGGAAGAATTGGTCTCCAGTAAGCCTGATGAAAATACTTCTGGCTTTTCTGGGATGAATTCACTTGTTAGTAGTGGGTTACAGACGAAGGAGAACCAATCCCAAGTGCCACGACATGATGAAGAAGACACAGGCGGTGGTGAGTTGGACGGTAACTTCACAGCAGCGGCACAAAGTACACCTGCAATGTTATTTGACAAGATTGAGATGAAGAACGAAGAGCAAAATACTCCATGGAACAAGACTGAAGAGAAAAATACTCCATTGAACAAGACTGAAGAGCAAAATACTCCATTGAACAAGACTGAAGAGCAAAATACTGCTTCTGGATTTTCTGGGGTTAATTCACTTATTAGTGGGTTACAGGGGAAGGAGAACCAATCCCAACTGGCACAACGTGATGAAGAAGACAGGGTTGAGTTAAACTTCACAGCGGTGGCACCGCAAAGTGCACCTGCAATCTTATTTGACAAGATTGAGCTCAGCACCGAAGAGCAAAATGCTCCATTGATGAACAAGACTGAAGAGCAAACAGCTCAATCGATGACCAAGACTGAAGAGAAAAATGCTCCATTGATGAATATGACTGAAGAGCAAAATACTTCATTGATGAACAAGACTGAAGAGCAAAGTACTCAATTGATGACCAAGACTGAAGAGCAAAATGTTCCATTGAGGAATACGACTGAAGAGGAAAATGCTCCATTGTTGAATACGGTTGTTGAGCAATATGCTCCACTGATGAACAAGACTGAAGAGCAAACTGCTCCATTAATGAACAAGACTGAAGTGCAAGATGCTCCACTGATGAACATGACTGAAGAGCAAAATGCTGCTTCTGGCTTTTCTGGGATTAATTCACTTGTTAGTGGGTTGCAGAGGAAGGAGAACGAGTCCCAGGTGGCAGAAGGGGCACAAAGTGCACCTGCAGTCTCATTTGACAAGATTGAAATCAAGACTGAAGAACAAAAGGCTCCAGTACCACTGATGAACAAGACTGAAGAGCGAAATGCTGCATCAAGTAAAAGGATTGAAGTCAGAAGTAGAAGGAGGAGGggaaagaacaagaaaaacagaggaacTTCATTTGATCCAAATGCTCAAGTTTCAAGTAGCGAGGTCCCCAAGAACAACAGAACAACTTCATTTGATCAAAAGACTCAAGTTTCAAGTAGCGAGGTGGTGCAGGCTGAAgacaacaaaataataatgaaaggAGGATGTGATTTTAGTACAAGAGGGAGGTGGGTGTATGATAAGAGCTATCCCTTGTACACAAATCGTTCATGTCCTTTCATATTTGAAGGTTTTGACTGTCAAGGAAATGGGAGATCAGACAAAGACTACATGAGGTGGAGGTGGCAACCACAAGATTGTGACATTCCAAG GTTCAATGCAAAAAAAATGCTGGAACTGTTGAGAGGGAAAAGGCTACTTTATGTGGGCGATTCCATCAATAGGAATCAATTTGAATCCATGGTGTGCATGTTAGTGGGAGATATAAAGGATCCAAATAGGCCCAGAATCAAACATGAGAAGGGGATGTATAGTTTCAGCTTTGTG GATTACAAGTGTAAAGTTGAATTTTCCCCGTCCGTTTTCTTGGTTGATAAAAGCATGAAAAGAGTAGGGAAGAAGCAGGTCCTAACCTTGCGAATTGATTCCATTGATCACAGATCATATCATTGGATAGGAGCTGATATTGTGATATTCGACACTGAACATTGGTGGACCGATCAAAAAACTAATGCTGG GGTTAATTTCTACCAGGAAGGGGACCAAATTCATCCATATCTTGATGTTTATACAGCCCTCAGAAAAGGTATGATGACCTGGGCATCATGGGTTGATAAACACACCGATCCACGCAAAACCCAAGTTTTCTTTCGAACTTCATCGCCAACGCATTTCAG TGGAGGTGAATGGAAATCACGCCGGAGTTGTATAGGAGCTACTGAACCCCTCCTCCGAGATTCAGGAATTGCAAACGAGAAAGATAGAATTGCAGTGGAGGTTATAAAGCAGATGAAAACTCGAGTGACTTTGTTGAACATAACAAGCATGTCAGAGTATAGAATAGATGCTCATCCATCAGGCATTCTAGATTGTAGTCATTGGTGTCTTCCTGGTCTTCCAGATATCTGGAATGAATTGTTGTATCATCATTTGCTCACTAACTGA